In a genomic window of Candidatus Fusobacterium pullicola:
- a CDS encoding serine/threonine protein kinase — translation MKKHLIVIYTLLISMTLLAEYNYPFEDPNMATIIGSSTLMTEGVPEKIDIKEYKIKLPWSKPVMENFWYNEGFKYSVVSQNRKAPLIFLLAGTGSSHNSVRMEYFQRIFYKAGYHVVSISSPMNSNFVINASTNQMPGIIIEDSEDIYHVMEAINEKITSELEISDYYLVGYSLGGTEAGILSWIDEREKKFNFKRVFMINPAVNLYKSALKLDRYMNYAENERAEKVAQLINNILNTVISSIIPEYTTFDMETIFKVFSQKKLSDKEMQQLIGGAFRLTSIDLNYITDVVNDRKVYVKEPVNKFSPMFKYFEEINFATFEEYINKLAFPYYKEKLGEQLTLDELLKKANLSYIEDYLKNSSKVMAVTNADELILDSEDLEFLKTIFGKRLIIYPYGGHCGNMFFTPNIKVMLEFLEKGEIEYENK, via the coding sequence ATGAAGAAGCACTTAATTGTGATATACACATTGTTGATATCTATGACTTTGTTGGCAGAATATAACTATCCTTTTGAGGATCCTAATATGGCAACAATAATAGGAAGTTCAACTTTAATGACTGAGGGAGTTCCAGAAAAAATAGATATAAAGGAGTATAAAATAAAGTTACCTTGGTCAAAACCAGTAATGGAGAATTTTTGGTATAATGAAGGATTTAAATACTCTGTAGTTTCCCAAAATAGGAAAGCTCCATTAATATTCTTATTAGCAGGAACAGGTTCTTCTCATAACTCGGTTAGAATGGAGTATTTTCAGAGAATATTTTATAAAGCAGGTTATCATGTCGTATCAATATCTTCTCCAATGAATAGTAACTTTGTAATAAATGCTTCTACAAATCAGATGCCTGGAATTATTATAGAGGATTCAGAGGATATTTATCATGTTATGGAAGCAATAAATGAAAAAATAACCTCGGAGTTAGAGATAAGCGATTACTATTTAGTTGGATATAGTTTAGGTGGAACAGAAGCTGGGATTTTATCTTGGATTGATGAAAGAGAGAAGAAGTTTAATTTTAAAAGAGTTTTTATGATAAATCCAGCTGTTAACCTATATAAATCAGCTCTTAAATTAGATAGATACATGAACTATGCTGAAAATGAAAGAGCTGAAAAAGTAGCACAGTTGATAAACAATATATTAAATACTGTTATAAGCAGTATAATTCCTGAGTATACTACTTTTGATATGGAGACTATATTTAAAGTATTTTCACAAAAAAAACTGAGTGATAAAGAGATGCAACAATTAATAGGAGGAGCTTTTAGATTAACTTCTATTGATTTAAATTATATAACTGATGTAGTAAATGATAGAAAGGTATATGTTAAAGAACCAGTGAATAAGTTTTCTCCAATGTTTAAGTACTTTGAAGAGATTAATTTTGCTACCTTTGAAGAGTATATAAATAAGTTAGCTTTTCCTTATTATAAAGAAAAACTCGGAGAACAATTGACATTAGATGAGCTTTTAAAAAAAGCAAATTTAAGTTATATTGAAGATTATCTAAAAAATAGTTCAAAAGTAATGGCAGTAACTAATGCAGATGAACTTATCTTAGATAGTGAAGATTTAGAGTTTTTAAAGACAATTTTTGGAAAAAGATTAATTATTTATCCATATGGGGGGCACTGTGGAAATATGTTTTTTACACCAAATATAAAAGTGATGCTAGAATTTTTAGAGAAAGGAGAGATAGAATATGAAAATAAATAG
- the rimM gene encoding ribosome maturation factor RimM (Essential for efficient processing of 16S rRNA): protein MELLTIGKISGTHHLKGAVKVVSNIENIEMLLNNRIVVELGENNQRILTVKSASHLVGNKCVLEFEEITNKTEAGNLKNGFIKVRRELLGIGEDEYLLNDLLDMKAIDIDTDEELGTIVDIFETAAHDILVIESSKCEVMVPDIDEFVKKIDFDKRVIYVHLIEGMKEEKGKKYQQDDGMDEE from the coding sequence ATGGAACTTTTAACAATAGGAAAAATATCTGGAACTCATCATTTAAAAGGTGCCGTAAAAGTAGTGTCAAATATTGAAAATATAGAGATGTTATTAAATAATAGAATAGTGGTGGAGTTAGGAGAGAATAATCAAAGAATACTGACAGTAAAATCTGCTTCTCATCTAGTAGGAAATAAGTGTGTTTTGGAATTTGAAGAAATTACAAATAAGACAGAGGCTGGAAATTTAAAGAATGGATTTATAAAAGTAAGAAGAGAACTACTTGGAATTGGTGAAGATGAATATCTTCTAAATGATCTATTGGATATGAAAGCTATAGATATAGATACAGATGAGGAGTTAGGGACAATAGTTGATATTTTTGAAACAGCAGCTCATGATATTTTAGTAATAGAATCATCAAAATGTGAAGTAATGGTACCGGATATAGATGAGTTTGTAAAGAAGATAGATTTTGATAAAAGAGTGATCTATGTACATCTAATAGAGGGTATGAAAGAGGAAAAGGGAAAAAAATATCAACAAGATGATGGAATGGACGAGGAGTAG
- a CDS encoding gamma carbonic anhydrase family protein translates to MIYRLGDKIPQIGENNYIAENATVIGEVVTAENVSIWFGAVVRADMSKIVVGKDSNIQDNCTVHGDTPYPVIIGEKVTIGHNCIIHGCTIGDSSVIGMGTTLLNGSVIPKNCLVAAGSVVTPKLQAKEGDLIAGSPARVVRALTEENREYLKYAYKVYLEDIEKYKKLEKIK, encoded by the coding sequence ATGATATATAGATTAGGAGATAAAATTCCACAGATAGGAGAAAATAACTATATAGCTGAAAATGCTACTGTAATAGGTGAGGTTGTTACAGCGGAAAATGTATCAATTTGGTTTGGAGCTGTTGTAAGAGCTGATATGAGTAAAATTGTAGTAGGTAAAGACTCTAATATACAAGATAATTGTACAGTACATGGAGACACTCCATATCCAGTAATTATAGGAGAGAAGGTAACTATTGGACATAACTGTATCATACATGGGTGTACTATTGGAGATAGTTCTGTAATAGGAATGGGAACAACTCTTTTAAATGGAAGTGTAATTCCTAAAAATTGTTTAGTAGCTGCTGGTTCTGTGGTAACTCCTAAACTTCAAGCTAAAGAGGGAGATTTGATTGCTGGATCTCCGGCTAGAGTTGTAAGAGCTCTTACCGAGGAAAATAGAGAGTATCTTAAATATGCTTATAAGGTTTATTTAGAAGATATAGAAAAATATAAAAAATTAGAAAAGATAAAGTAA
- a CDS encoding KH domain-containing protein, which yields MEKLEKLMQYIIGELVDNNSETRITYDIVDDTVIFKVSVAQGEMGKIIGKNGLTANAIRGVMQAAGVKDKLNVNVEFLD from the coding sequence ATGGAAAAGTTAGAAAAATTAATGCAATATATAATTGGAGAATTAGTAGATAATAATTCAGAAACAAGAATAACATATGATATAGTAGATGATACAGTTATTTTCAAAGTGAGTGTAGCTCAAGGAGAGATGGGAAAGATAATAGGAAAAAATGGACTTACAGCTAATGCAATAAGAGGAGTTATGCAAGCAGCTGGAGTAAAGGATAAACTTAATGTAAATGTTGAGTTTTTAGACTAG
- the rsmA gene encoding ribosomal RNA small subunit methyltransferase A has translation MSFKHKKKFGQNFLTDQREVLRKIMEVSNVQPEDTVLEIGPGEGALTALLLDTAKKVVTVEIDRDLEKILRKKFDGNPKYTLVMNDVLETDLRAYIGAGTKVVANIPYYITSPIINKLIENRDVIDEIYIMVQKEVAERVCAKKGKERSVLTLAVEYYGEAEYLFTIPKEFFTPIPKVDSAFMSIKLYKDNRYINQVDEETFFKYVKAGFSNKRKNLLNNFSTLGYSKDELRVILAKADIPETERAENLSIEEFIKLISIFENK, from the coding sequence ATGTCCTTTAAACATAAGAAAAAATTTGGACAAAACTTTTTAACTGATCAAAGAGAGGTTCTTAGAAAAATAATGGAAGTATCTAATGTACAACCAGAAGATACAGTTTTAGAGATAGGACCTGGAGAGGGAGCACTAACTGCCCTATTACTTGATACAGCTAAAAAAGTTGTAACTGTAGAGATAGATAGAGATTTAGAGAAAATTTTGAGAAAAAAATTCGATGGAAATCCTAAGTATACTCTAGTTATGAATGATGTATTAGAGACAGATTTAAGAGCATATATAGGAGCAGGAACGAAAGTAGTTGCCAATATACCATACTATATTACATCACCTATAATAAATAAGTTAATAGAGAATAGAGATGTAATTGATGAAATATATATAATGGTTCAAAAAGAGGTAGCTGAGAGAGTTTGTGCTAAAAAGGGTAAAGAGAGAAGTGTGTTAACTCTTGCTGTTGAATATTATGGAGAGGCGGAGTACCTATTTACTATCCCTAAAGAGTTCTTTACTCCTATTCCTAAAGTTGATTCAGCTTTTATGTCAATAAAATTATATAAAGATAATAGATATATAAATCAAGTTGATGAGGAAACATTCTTTAAATATGTAAAAGCTGGATTCTCAAATAAGAGAAAAAATTTATTAAATAACTTTTCTACTTTAGGCTACTCTAAAGATGAGTTAAGGGTTATCTTGGCAAAAGCAGATATACCTGAAACAGAGAGAGCAGAAAACCTTTCAATAGAAGAGTTTATTAAATTAATATCAATTTTTGAAAATAAATAA
- a CDS encoding RNA methyltransferase, giving the protein MRDKIYLGLVHYPVYNKNNSVVCTSVTNFDIHDISRSCRTYNVAGYRLIVPVDAQKMLTERIIGYWQEGTGGQFNKDREDAFSITRVMDSIEATIAEIEEREGQKPVIITTSARIFPNTVGYKELSDKIFEDDRPYLLLFGTGWGLTDEIMDMSDYILEPIRGNTQYNHLSVRAAVAIILDRLLGEK; this is encoded by the coding sequence ATGAGAGATAAAATTTACTTAGGTTTAGTTCACTATCCAGTATATAATAAAAATAATAGTGTAGTATGTACATCAGTTACTAACTTTGATATTCATGATATCTCTAGAAGTTGTAGAACATATAATGTAGCTGGATATAGACTTATAGTTCCAGTAGATGCACAAAAAATGCTTACTGAGAGAATAATAGGTTACTGGCAAGAGGGAACAGGAGGACAGTTTAATAAAGATAGAGAAGATGCTTTTTCTATAACTAGAGTGATGGATAGTATAGAGGCTACTATTGCTGAAATAGAGGAAAGAGAAGGGCAAAAGCCAGTTATTATAACTACTTCTGCTAGAATATTCCCAAATACTGTTGGATATAAAGAGTTGTCAGATAAAATTTTTGAGGATGATAGACCTTATTTATTACTATTTGGAACAGGTTGGGGACTTACAGATGAGATAATGGATATGTCTGACTATATATTAGAGCCTATTAGAGGAAATACTCAATACAATCATCTTTCTGTAAGAGCAGCTGTAGCTATCATATTAGATAGATTATTAGGAGAAAAATAA
- a CDS encoding DUF4911 domain-containing protein, which yields MLSSYEFLIQSRKEDIDFINKIIEAYEGIGVVRTVDANAGILNVISTDDFKDFVRTIIEDLDKNYGVVAKITEEGAWKGSLYINKK from the coding sequence ATGTTATCAAGCTATGAGTTTTTAATACAGAGTAGAAAAGAGGACATAGATTTTATCAATAAAATAATAGAGGCTTATGAAGGTATCGGTGTAGTAAGAACAGTAGATGCTAATGCGGGAATTTTAAATGTGATATCTACTGATGATTTTAAAGATTTTGTAAGAACTATTATTGAAGATTTAGATAAAAACTATGGAGTTGTGGCAAAAATAACTGAAGAGGGAGCTTGGAAGGGTTCTCTATATATAAATAAAAAATAG
- a CDS encoding VacJ family lipoprotein, which yields MKINRLLIAIMLVCSITTFSNSDENVKINNEAYKYFNVYDPLEPINRRVYYFNYQFDKYIFLPTVRFYRAITPELLRKGVKNFFKNSENITTTGNSLLQLKIKKAMRAIGRFSMNTAVGVGGVVDIASDMGMPKPYEDFGMTLAHYGVGKGAYLVLPILGPSFLRDAVGMGVDTLGKGTLYHTVDLDELNHTGVSILYAINKRYNTDFRYYETGSPFEYEYVRFLYYKYRELQIELGSEIF from the coding sequence ATGAAAATAAATAGATTATTAATAGCTATTATGTTAGTTTGTTCTATCACAACTTTCTCAAATAGTGATGAAAATGTAAAAATTAATAATGAGGCATATAAATATTTCAATGTATATGATCCATTAGAGCCTATCAACAGGAGAGTTTATTACTTTAACTACCAATTTGATAAGTATATTTTTCTTCCAACAGTGAGATTTTATAGGGCTATTACTCCTGAACTACTTAGAAAGGGAGTAAAGAACTTTTTTAAGAATAGTGAGAATATAACTACAACAGGAAACTCATTACTTCAATTAAAAATAAAAAAGGCTATGAGAGCTATTGGAAGATTTAGTATGAATACTGCTGTTGGAGTTGGTGGTGTAGTGGATATAGCTTCAGATATGGGAATGCCAAAACCATATGAAGACTTTGGAATGACATTGGCACACTATGGAGTAGGAAAGGGAGCTTATTTAGTGTTACCAATCTTAGGACCAAGTTTTTTAAGAGATGCTGTTGGTATGGGAGTTGATACTCTAGGAAAAGGAACTTTATATCATACAGTTGATTTAGATGAGTTAAATCATACTGGAGTTTCTATTCTATATGCAATCAATAAGAGATATAATACAGATTTTAGATATTATGAAACAGGCTCACCATTTGAATATGAGTATGTAAGATTTTTATATTATAAATATAGAGAGTTACAAATTGAATTAGGAAGTGAAATATTTTAA
- a CDS encoding PolC-type DNA polymerase III, translated as MNRKEIRIKPQDGIFRKMGIKNVDVTEIIFSERNKKMRFKCNVPSVNELNELDLIYENIKKNFGKELEVDFTVSFSENDIRKEQLVEIVERAIIRLKARNAISKSFLYLYRVTIETESINITLAEQSAIDILKSSQIDEKLENILENFGIYNFKVKFILGDFSQEVSKIEEDKQKEIITLSAKIDMESKKIAEQNSSKSKSQEVVIKSALSGRSGLFSANKTKEIKGSSIPLEEFFELYDEDTCVVEGEVFGIESRDIKNDRVITTIRITDNHTSLTTKIFLEKDKPLEIREGDYVKVSGKKQIDRFSDNEEIMMINSINKLDRIKEEKKDTSELKMVELHTHSKMSEMVGVSDIGDIIKQAISYGHSAVAITDYAVVHSFPFAYKAAKGKDIKPILGCEMYMVNDEAVMVRDSKDVSLMEEYFVVFDLETMGLNSHEHEIIEIGAVKLQGNRIIDRFSQLINPQKPIPQKIQELTNITQDMVDNMPTIEEVLPRFMEFVGDATMVAHNAAFDMGFLRRDVKNILGYEYKPAIIDTLQMARDLYPDLKGYGLKNLNKVLGLSLESHHRAVDDSQATANMFIIFMEKYIEKGITNLNEITGAFPINLKKQDTHNVMVLVQNLEGLKNMYRLVSEAHVDYYGNKKPRVLKSHLEKYREGLIIGSSMTVHFSNDGELVDYYMRYDFENIEKNIGFYDYIELLPKGAYSELYEEDKTGSISSFEAIEKMNNYFCNLAKERDILVTASSNVHYIDEEDYKIRSILLYGSGNVFRKNQYLIDNKFYFRTTDEMLKEFSYLGEDVAKEIVVTNTNLIADKIERIKPVPDGFYPPKIDNAENIVREMTYEKAYRIYGNPLPDIVNARIERELNAIIGNGFSVLYLSAQKLVKKSLDSGYLVGSRGSVGSSLVAFMMGITEVNALYPHYICTNPECKNSEFIEREGVGIDLPEKVCPKCGQLYKRDGYSIPFEVFMGFNGDKVPDIDLNFSGEYQSEIHRYCEQMFGKENVFKAGTISTLAEKNAEGYVRKFFEEHNMKNNKAEIIRLARKCEGAKKTTGQHPGGMVVVPHDHTIYEFCPVQKPANDEKNDSITTHYDYHVMDEQLVKLDILGHDDPTTIKILQEYTGVDIYSIPLADPDTLKIFSSTESLGVTPEQINSVVGTFGVPEFGTPFVRQMLIDTMPKTFAELVRISGLSHGTDVWLNNAQEFIRQKEATLSQVITVRDDIMNYLIDQGIEKGTAFKIMEFVRKGQPTKNPEGWKAYSDLMKEHNVAEWYIESCRRIKYMFPKGHAVAYVMMAMRIAYFKVHYPLAFYAAYLSRKAEDFDYEIMGNPESAKSHLEILAKEPKLDVKKKTEMAICEIVVEMYARGLEFLPIDIYKSGGVKFTIEDGKIRVPLIALSGLGGAVIENIIKEREEGKFLSFEDLKRRTKASQTTIDKLKMIKAIDSLSETNQISLF; from the coding sequence ATGAATAGAAAAGAGATAAGAATAAAACCACAAGATGGTATCTTTAGAAAAATGGGTATAAAAAATGTAGATGTTACAGAGATTATATTTTCTGAGAGAAATAAGAAGATGAGATTCAAATGTAATGTTCCTTCAGTTAATGAATTAAATGAATTAGATCTCATTTATGAAAATATTAAGAAAAATTTTGGTAAGGAATTAGAGGTTGACTTTACAGTAAGTTTTTCTGAGAATGATATAAGAAAAGAGCAATTAGTAGAGATAGTAGAAAGGGCAATCATAAGATTGAAGGCTAGAAATGCTATCTCTAAATCTTTTTTATACCTATATAGAGTAACTATTGAAACTGAAAGTATCAATATTACTCTTGCTGAGCAGAGTGCTATTGACATTTTAAAAAGTTCTCAAATAGATGAAAAATTAGAAAATATTTTAGAAAATTTTGGAATTTATAACTTTAAAGTAAAGTTTATTTTAGGAGATTTTTCTCAAGAAGTTTCAAAAATAGAAGAGGATAAGCAAAAAGAGATAATAACACTTTCAGCTAAAATTGACATGGAGAGTAAAAAAATAGCTGAACAAAACTCAAGTAAATCAAAGTCACAAGAGGTAGTTATAAAAAGTGCTTTATCTGGTAGAAGCGGTTTATTTTCAGCTAATAAAACTAAAGAGATCAAGGGAAGCTCTATTCCATTAGAGGAGTTTTTTGAACTATATGATGAGGATACTTGTGTAGTAGAAGGAGAAGTTTTCGGAATAGAGTCAAGAGATATAAAAAATGATAGAGTAATTACAACCATAAGAATAACAGATAATCATACATCTTTAACAACTAAGATTTTTCTAGAAAAAGATAAACCGTTGGAGATAAGAGAGGGAGATTATGTTAAGGTAAGTGGTAAAAAACAAATAGATAGATTTTCAGATAATGAAGAGATTATGATGATAAACTCTATCAATAAATTAGATAGAATAAAAGAAGAGAAAAAGGACACTTCAGAATTAAAAATGGTAGAGCTTCACACACATAGTAAGATGAGTGAAATGGTTGGAGTATCTGATATTGGAGATATAATAAAGCAAGCTATATCTTATGGTCATTCAGCTGTAGCAATTACTGATTATGCTGTTGTACACTCTTTTCCATTTGCCTATAAGGCAGCTAAGGGAAAAGATATAAAACCTATACTTGGTTGTGAAATGTATATGGTTAATGATGAAGCTGTTATGGTTAGAGATTCAAAGGACGTCTCTTTAATGGAAGAGTATTTTGTAGTTTTTGACTTGGAGACAATGGGACTTAACTCTCATGAGCATGAGATAATAGAGATTGGAGCAGTAAAATTACAAGGAAATAGAATAATAGATAGATTTTCTCAACTGATAAATCCACAAAAACCTATACCACAAAAAATACAGGAATTAACAAATATAACTCAAGATATGGTAGATAATATGCCAACTATAGAGGAAGTTTTACCAAGATTTATGGAGTTTGTAGGAGATGCTACAATGGTAGCTCATAACGCTGCATTCGACATGGGATTTTTAAGAAGAGATGTAAAAAATATTTTAGGTTATGAGTATAAGCCAGCTATTATAGATACATTACAGATGGCAAGAGATCTGTATCCAGATTTAAAAGGGTATGGACTGAAAAACTTGAATAAGGTATTGGGACTATCACTAGAAAGTCACCATAGAGCCGTTGATGACTCTCAAGCTACAGCAAATATGTTCATAATTTTTATGGAGAAATATATAGAAAAGGGTATTACAAATTTAAATGAGATAACTGGAGCTTTTCCAATTAACTTAAAAAAGCAGGATACTCACAATGTAATGGTCCTTGTACAGAATTTAGAGGGATTAAAGAATATGTATAGATTGGTTTCAGAAGCTCATGTGGATTACTATGGAAATAAAAAACCAAGAGTTTTAAAATCACATTTGGAAAAATACAGAGAAGGGTTAATAATAGGAAGCTCTATGACAGTACATTTTTCAAATGATGGAGAACTTGTAGATTATTACATGAGATATGATTTTGAAAATATAGAGAAAAATATAGGATTCTATGATTATATAGAGTTACTTCCAAAAGGGGCATACTCAGAACTGTATGAAGAGGATAAAACGGGAAGTATATCGTCCTTTGAGGCTATTGAGAAGATGAACAATTATTTTTGTAATTTAGCCAAAGAGAGAGATATACTGGTTACAGCTAGTTCAAATGTTCACTACATAGATGAAGAGGATTATAAGATAAGAAGTATTCTGTTATATGGAAGTGGAAATGTATTTAGAAAAAACCAGTATCTAATAGATAATAAATTTTACTTTAGAACTACTGATGAAATGCTAAAAGAGTTTAGTTATCTAGGTGAAGATGTAGCTAAGGAGATAGTTGTTACAAATACTAATCTAATAGCTGATAAGATAGAGAGAATAAAACCAGTTCCAGATGGATTTTATCCACCAAAGATAGATAATGCTGAAAATATAGTTAGAGAGATGACATATGAAAAAGCATATAGAATATATGGAAATCCATTACCTGATATCGTTAATGCTAGAATAGAAAGAGAATTAAATGCGATAATAGGAAATGGCTTCTCTGTACTTTATCTTTCAGCCCAGAAATTAGTTAAAAAGTCATTAGATAGTGGATATTTAGTTGGTTCGAGAGGATCGGTAGGTTCATCTCTAGTCGCATTTATGATGGGAATAACAGAGGTTAATGCTTTATATCCTCACTATATCTGTACTAATCCAGAATGTAAAAACTCTGAATTTATAGAAAGAGAAGGAGTAGGAATTGACTTACCTGAAAAAGTTTGCCCTAAGTGTGGACAATTATATAAAAGAGATGGATACTCTATACCTTTCGAAGTATTTATGGGATTTAATGGAGATAAGGTTCCAGATATTGACCTTAACTTCTCTGGAGAGTATCAATCTGAAATACATAGATATTGTGAACAGATGTTCGGTAAAGAGAATGTATTTAAGGCGGGAACTATATCAACACTTGCAGAGAAAAATGCTGAGGGTTATGTAAGAAAATTCTTTGAAGAGCATAATATGAAAAATAATAAAGCTGAGATAATTAGATTGGCTAGAAAATGTGAGGGAGCAAAGAAAACTACAGGACAACACCCTGGAGGAATGGTTGTTGTACCTCATGACCATACAATTTATGAGTTTTGTCCAGTACAAAAGCCAGCTAATGATGAGAAAAATGATTCAATAACAACTCATTATGATTATCATGTTATGGACGAACAATTAGTAAAACTAGATATACTTGGACATGACGATCCGACTACAATAAAAATATTACAGGAGTATACTGGAGTAGATATCTACTCTATTCCATTAGCTGATCCAGATACTTTAAAGATATTCTCTAGTACTGAGTCTTTAGGTGTTACTCCAGAGCAAATAAATTCGGTGGTAGGAACTTTTGGAGTACCAGAGTTTGGAACACCATTTGTACGTCAAATGTTAATAGATACAATGCCTAAAACCTTTGCTGAATTAGTTAGGATATCAGGACTTTCACATGGAACAGACGTTTGGCTTAATAATGCTCAAGAGTTTATTAGACAGAAAGAAGCTACACTATCACAGGTTATAACAGTTCGTGATGACATAATGAACTATTTGATTGACCAGGGAATAGAGAAAGGGACAGCCTTTAAAATAATGGAGTTTGTAAGAAAGGGACAACCTACAAAGAATCCAGAAGGGTGGAAAGCTTATTCAGATTTAATGAAAGAGCATAATGTTGCAGAGTGGTATATAGAATCGTGTAGAAGAATAAAATATATGTTCCCTAAGGGACATGCTGTTGCTTATGTTATGATGGCTATGAGAATAGCTTACTTCAAAGTACATTATCCTCTTGCTTTCTATGCTGCATATCTCTCTAGAAAAGCTGAAGATTTTGATTATGAGATAATGGGAAATCCAGAATCAGCTAAATCTCATTTAGAAATATTAGCAAAAGAGCCAAAATTAGATGTAAAGAAAAAAACTGAAATGGCTATTTGTGAGATTGTGGTAGAGATGTATGCTAGAGGATTGGAATTTTTACCAATAGATATTTATAAATCTGGAGGAGTAAAATTTACTATTGAAGATGGTAAGATTAGAGTACCATTAATAGCTCTTTCAGGTCTAGGAGGAGCCGTAATAGAAAACATTATCAAAGAGAGAGAAGAGGGAAAATTCTTATCTTTTGAAGATTTAAAAAGAAGAACAAAGGCATCTCAGACGACTATTGATAAGTTAAAAATGATAAAAGCGATAGATTCTTTAAGTGAGACTAATCAGATTTCACTTTTCTAA
- the trmD gene encoding tRNA (guanosine(37)-N1)-methyltransferase TrmD: protein MKINILTLFPEMFSGFKSESIIGKALEKNLLEINIINIRDFCYDKHKQADDMPFGGGAGMVMKPEPLFRALETVKGKVIYTTPQGVRFNQKLAIELAQEEEITIIAGHYEGIDERVVESKVDLEVSIGDFVLTGGELPAMMMADCIARLVPGVIKKESYENDSFFNGLLDYPHYTRPAEYEGMKVPDVLLSGHHKNIETWRLKESLKRTYIRRRDLLVNRELTKEEKKLLAEIKRELGKEKE, encoded by the coding sequence ATGAAAATCAATATTCTGACTCTTTTTCCTGAGATGTTTTCAGGATTTAAAAGTGAAAGTATAATAGGAAAGGCTCTTGAAAAAAATCTGCTAGAGATAAATATCATAAATATTAGAGATTTTTGCTATGATAAGCATAAGCAGGCTGATGATATGCCTTTTGGCGGAGGAGCAGGAATGGTTATGAAACCAGAACCATTATTCAGAGCTCTTGAGACTGTAAAAGGAAAGGTAATATACACAACTCCTCAAGGGGTAAGATTCAATCAAAAATTAGCTATTGAATTGGCTCAAGAAGAGGAGATAACAATTATAGCTGGACACTATGAGGGAATAGATGAAAGGGTAGTGGAGAGTAAGGTTGATTTAGAAGTTTCTATTGGAGATTTTGTTTTAACTGGAGGAGAATTACCAGCTATGATGATGGCTGATTGTATAGCTAGACTTGTTCCAGGGGTAATAAAAAAGGAATCTTATGAAAATGACTCTTTCTTTAATGGATTATTAGATTATCCACACTATACAAGGCCAGCTGAGTATGAGGGAATGAAGGTGCCAGATGTATTACTTTCTGGACATCATAAAAATATAGAAACTTGGAGATTAAAAGAGAGTTTAAAGAGAACCTATATAAGAAGAAGAGATCTACTTGTTAATAGAGAGTTAACTAAAGAGGAGAAAAAGCTTCTAGCTGAGATAAAAAGAGAGCTTGGAAAGGAAAAAGAATGA
- a CDS encoding HU family DNA-binding protein, with protein sequence MTKKEFVDLYFEKGEFTSKVEAEKKAMAFLATIEEALVKGEEVSFLGFGKFEVTERAARTCRNPQTGKEMKVEAKKAVKFKPGKSLSEKVNK encoded by the coding sequence ATGACTAAAAAAGAGTTTGTAGATTTATATTTTGAAAAGGGAGAATTTACTTCTAAAGTTGAGGCTGAGAAAAAAGCTATGGCTTTCCTAGCAACAATAGAAGAAGCTTTAGTAAAAGGTGAGGAGGTTTCATTTTTAGGATTTGGAAAGTTTGAAGTAACAGAAAGAGCTGCTAGAACTTGTAGAAATCCTCAAACAGGAAAAGAGATGAAAGTTGAAGCTAAAAAAGCTGTAAAATTTAAACCAGGAAAATCTTTATCAGAAAAAGTAAATAAATAA